The genomic DNA GCATGTGACACCTCATGACACACTCGCCCCCCATGATGAGTTTGGGTGAGTTTCGGTTGAGTGGCTGTGGATAAGTTCTGGAGAGAAAATATTTTTCACTGTGCCGGGCGGCCCTGCAAGGGGCAAGTCGGCACAGGACGGTCGCCTCTGGACAGGTTCTCCACAGGCGGCAACCGGCACGAGTCATACACTTCTTACTGCCCCGCTCATGCGGTAGAAACAGACCTCCGTTGATTGTTTGGGGAAGTAGAGGGAATCGCTGATGGCCGAGGGAAGCATTGCAGTCGAGCGCGGCGGGCGCGTGCCGCCGCAGAACATCGATGCCGAGGAGTCGGTATTGGGCGGCGTGTTGCTCAAGAACGACGCCATGGACGAGATCGATTTCCTCGAGCCCGAGGACTTCTACCGCGAGAAGCACCGCAAGATCTTCACCGCGATGCAGGAACTCTCCGACCGCAGCGAGCCCATCGACCTGGTGACGCTGGGGACCTCGCTCAAGGATGCCGGCGACCTGGAGACCGTGGGCGGTGAGGCCTTTCTCGCCTATCTGGCGGGCCGCGTGCCCACTGCCGCCAACGTCGTCTATTACGGCCGCCTTGTCCGCGACAAGGGCCTGTATCGCCGCCTGATTGAAGCCTCCACGGAGATCGCCGCCGCCTCGTACGAGGCCGACGAGCCCGTCAAGAACATGCTCGACAAGGCCGAGGCCAAGATCCTCGAGATCGGCGAGCGCCAGCTTCACAAACCCTTCAGCCCCATTCGCGACGTGGTGCGCAACGCCTTCAAGCACATCGAGCGACTGCAGGAAAACCACCAGGACATCACCGGCGTGCCCACGGGCTTTGCCGACATCGACCATCTGCTCTCGGGCCTGCAGCCCACCGACCTGATCATCCTCGCGGCGCGCCCCTCCATGGGCAAGACCTCGCTCGCGCTCAACATCGCGCAGAACGCCGCGGTGCTGGCCGACATTCCGGTGGCGGTGTTTTCACTGGAAATGAGCAGCGAGCAGCTCGTCATGCGCATGCTCTCATCGGAGGCGCGCATCGACTCGGCGCAGATGCGCCGGGGCTTCCTCAGTGAAAACGCCATCAGCAGTCTCATCGATGCGGCCAGCACACTCTCGGACGCGCCGGTCTATATCGACGACACGCCGGGCATCACGCCGCTGGAACTCAAGGCCAAGGCCCGCCGCATCAAGCGACTTTGCAAGGAAGCGGAGATGGGGCTCGTGGTGGTGGACTACCTCCAGCTCATGCAGGCCCCGCGCAGCAGCGACAACCGCGCCCAGGAAGTGGCCGAGATCTCGCGCTCGCTCAAGGGACTGGCCAAGGAGCTGGGCTGGCCGGTGCTTGCGCTCTCGCAGCTCAACCGCGGCGTTGAAGCCCGCGTGGACAAGCGCCCCATGCTCAGCGACCTTCGCGAATCGGGCGCCATCGAGCAGGACGCCGATATCGT from Chrysiogenia bacterium includes the following:
- the dnaB gene encoding replicative DNA helicase, which codes for MAEGSIAVERGGRVPPQNIDAEESVLGGVLLKNDAMDEIDFLEPEDFYREKHRKIFTAMQELSDRSEPIDLVTLGTSLKDAGDLETVGGEAFLAYLAGRVPTAANVVYYGRLVRDKGLYRRLIEASTEIAAASYEADEPVKNMLDKAEAKILEIGERQLHKPFSPIRDVVRNAFKHIERLQENHQDITGVPTGFADIDHLLSGLQPTDLIILAARPSMGKTSLALNIAQNAAVLADIPVAVFSLEMSSEQLVMRMLSSEARIDSAQMRRGFLSENAISSLIDAASTLSDAPVYIDDTPGITPLELKAKARRIKRLCKEAEMGLVVVDYLQLMQAPRSSDNRAQEVAEISRSLKGLAKELGWPVLALSQLNRGVEARVDKRPMLSDLRESGAIEQDADIVTFIYRDSHYNEHAEEPNKAELIVAKNRSGATKTIPLTFLKEYTTFVDYTDGGGYGAAGGNYGGGGNSGGGSGSYGGGDSGSYGGGSDSGGSYGGGSGGDPGQEMGF